One window from the genome of Aureibacillus halotolerans encodes:
- a CDS encoding FixH family protein, translating into MKTFKFILMATAMCIITACQAHDPGEPGGQPNSEQLLTGFIEVELKIDQNVETEAAVNIQAIITEEEKPVDTAQVGKVTFEFWKAGDRQQSWEEQGTLAEAGVYTADTSFNEEGVYYVQSHVTARGTHAMPKEQVIAGNVSEDAVLAAEEAEKNSDVSDMDSMTDMEGHDSGGGGHHH; encoded by the coding sequence ATGAAGACTTTCAAATTTATACTGATGGCTACGGCAATGTGTATCATAACGGCTTGCCAGGCACATGACCCAGGGGAGCCTGGTGGGCAACCGAATTCGGAACAGCTCTTAACAGGCTTCATTGAGGTCGAGCTCAAAATTGACCAAAACGTTGAAACCGAAGCTGCTGTAAACATCCAGGCGATCATTACAGAGGAAGAAAAGCCTGTAGACACAGCACAGGTAGGGAAAGTCACTTTTGAATTTTGGAAGGCGGGAGACCGTCAACAAAGCTGGGAAGAGCAAGGGACCTTGGCGGAGGCAGGCGTTTATACCGCAGACACTTCTTTCAATGAAGAGGGCGTTTACTACGTGCAGTCGCACGTGACAGCCCGAGGCACGCATGCCATGCCAAAGGAACAGGTGATTGCAGGCAACGTCAGTGAAGATGCGGTTCTAGCTGCTGAAGAAGCCGAAAAAAATAGCGACGTATCGGATATGGACAGTATGACTGATATGGAAGGCCATGATTCAGGGGGTGGAGGTCATCACCACTAA
- a CDS encoding sensor histidine kinase: MTTVLLSVAVGVLLLICLKQFFDRRRWKSDVKAVHASLDHILTQETREKVFSQTDETELQRLLAAINTLLDENQRVQAASNKTRLEQRKMLSNISHDLKTPLTVMLGYLEKLEQQPLLARDERERTLSQLHQKTLTLIKQVNAFFDFSKLEAGDVDVPMSRIHLNEVCRQAVLEHYAIVQSKGLAVELDLTDEPIHIYANEEAFQRVLGNLLTNAIRYGADGKVLGLKLYVHEGQALIEVWDKGRGIPETEQDNVFNRMYTLDDARHASFEGSGLGLSITKQLVEMMGGHIVIRSIPYEKTTFRCTFNQLPEVKNFVRNAQEK, from the coding sequence ATGACGACGGTGCTTCTTAGCGTTGCTGTCGGTGTGTTGCTCTTGATTTGCCTAAAGCAGTTCTTTGACCGCCGTAGATGGAAATCGGATGTAAAGGCTGTCCATGCTTCCCTTGACCATATTCTTACACAAGAGACGCGTGAGAAGGTGTTCTCGCAGACGGACGAAACAGAACTCCAGCGCCTGCTAGCAGCCATTAATACATTGCTTGATGAGAACCAACGTGTTCAGGCAGCCTCCAACAAGACACGGCTCGAACAACGAAAAATGCTATCGAACATTTCTCATGATTTGAAAACGCCATTGACGGTGATGCTCGGTTATCTGGAAAAGCTGGAGCAACAGCCTTTATTGGCACGCGATGAGCGCGAACGCACGCTGTCCCAGCTGCATCAAAAAACGTTGACCTTGATCAAGCAGGTGAATGCTTTTTTTGATTTTTCCAAGCTAGAGGCAGGGGATGTGGACGTGCCCATGAGCCGTATCCATCTCAATGAGGTTTGCCGGCAAGCTGTGTTGGAGCACTATGCCATTGTTCAATCAAAAGGGCTAGCAGTTGAGCTCGATCTCACTGATGAGCCGATCCACATTTATGCCAATGAAGAAGCGTTTCAGCGAGTTCTTGGCAATTTGTTGACCAATGCAATCCGCTACGGTGCTGATGGCAAGGTGCTGGGACTAAAGCTGTACGTACATGAAGGGCAAGCCTTGATTGAAGTTTGGGACAAAGGTCGGGGCATTCCTGAAACCGAGCAAGACAATGTGTTTAACCGGATGTACACGTTGGATGATGCACGTCATGCGTCCTTTGAAGGCAGTGGGCTCGGGTTAAGCATCACCAAGCAACTCGTAGAAATGATGGGAGGCCACATTGTCATTCGGAGCATCCCCTATGAGAAAACCACCTTTCGCTGCACGTTCAATCAACTCCCTGAAGTTAAGAATTTTGTAAGAAATGCGCAAGAAAAATGA
- a CDS encoding response regulator transcription factor, whose amino-acid sequence MGHRLLVVEDEKEILQLVQEHLTREGFDVVCARDGEEGLRKFHEGTFSMVLLDIMLPEINGIELLKTIRQSSAVPVLIVSAKGSELDKALGLGFGADDYIAKPFSFIELTARVNAAIRRATEYTNRMDGQAKRHLEYRGLRLDVDAFMAVKEGRSIKLTAKEFALLQLLMEHPKQVFTKAQLYQHAWNDTYYGDENVINVHIRRLREKVETDPSNPELIKTVWGIGYTMGAS is encoded by the coding sequence ATGGGGCATAGGCTTCTTGTTGTGGAGGATGAGAAGGAAATCCTTCAGCTCGTGCAGGAGCATTTGACGCGGGAAGGGTTTGACGTGGTGTGCGCCAGGGATGGTGAGGAGGGGCTGCGGAAGTTCCATGAAGGCACATTTTCAATGGTGCTGCTCGACATCATGCTGCCTGAAATCAATGGTATCGAGCTTTTGAAAACCATTCGTCAGTCGAGTGCTGTGCCGGTGTTGATTGTATCGGCCAAGGGAAGTGAGCTCGACAAGGCGCTTGGGTTAGGCTTTGGCGCAGATGATTACATCGCCAAGCCTTTTTCGTTTATTGAGTTGACGGCACGTGTCAATGCCGCTATTCGACGGGCGACTGAATACACGAATCGTATGGACGGACAGGCAAAACGCCATTTGGAGTATCGCGGGCTACGGCTCGATGTAGATGCGTTTATGGCTGTGAAGGAAGGACGTTCAATCAAATTGACTGCGAAAGAATTTGCCCTTTTACAGCTGTTAATGGAACATCCGAAGCAGGTGTTTACGAAGGCGCAGCTTTACCAGCATGCGTGGAACGATACCTATTATGGCGATGAAAATGTCATCAATGTCCACATCCGGCGGTTGAGGGAAAAGGTCGAAACGGACCCGTCTAACCCCGAGTTGATCAAAACGGTGTGGGGCATCGGTTACACGATGGGGGCGTCATGA
- a CDS encoding type II toxin-antitoxin system death-on-curing family toxin: protein MVRYLHHKEVILLNALIIKRYSPGEQIGVKEPALLDSAVNRPQQRAFGEEAYPTLWLKAAALYSSIAQHYAFHNANKRTAFAAMKQLIWVNGYQLMVPENEAADFTVELVVRNPSLNVEEIGAWIKDHSKQRDMDK from the coding sequence ATGGTTCGTTATTTACACCACAAGGAGGTTATTTTACTTAATGCCCTTATCATTAAAAGATACAGTCCTGGAGAACAGATTGGCGTAAAAGAGCCAGCCTTACTGGATAGTGCCGTTAATCGACCACAGCAAAGGGCTTTTGGTGAAGAAGCTTACCCCACTCTTTGGCTAAAGGCAGCAGCACTGTATAGCAGCATTGCCCAGCACTATGCTTTTCACAATGCGAATAAGCGAACAGCATTTGCTGCGATGAAACAATTGATATGGGTGAACGGATACCAGTTGATGGTCCCTGAAAATGAAGCTGCAGATTTCACAGTGGAATTGGTTGTACGAAACCCATCCCTCAACGTTGAAGAAATTGGAGCGTGGATAAAGGACCATTCGAAGCAACGAGACATGGACAAATGA
- a CDS encoding ABC transporter permease: MFRVLKLELKKDSVSWYWKGAVIANLLIVSMLTFILYMERMEGSQVVRDMEELFFIGGTIVRAVFIVFAAVLLAKLIIEEYKNKTMALQFLFPIERKKLLSAKLLIVFSFTLTSILLSELFVTAVMWGVNGYFHFVEHTVTTAMLTEKISTSLTLAFAAAGTSLVPLYFGMRRLSVPVTIVSSLVIVSLISSHNPTFSLASIVYIPIAFAVIGIAISLLSIRNVNRMDVL; the protein is encoded by the coding sequence ATGTTTCGGGTACTAAAGCTTGAACTAAAAAAAGATAGCGTGTCGTGGTACTGGAAAGGTGCCGTCATTGCCAATCTACTCATCGTTAGCATGCTCACCTTTATTTTGTACATGGAAAGGATGGAAGGGAGTCAGGTCGTCCGTGATATGGAGGAGTTGTTCTTTATTGGGGGCACCATCGTGCGAGCAGTGTTCATCGTCTTTGCCGCTGTTCTGCTGGCAAAGCTCATCATTGAAGAATACAAGAACAAAACGATGGCACTACAATTCCTATTTCCTATTGAACGAAAAAAGCTTCTGTCTGCGAAGCTGCTGATCGTGTTTTCATTTACGTTAACGTCCATCCTTCTCTCCGAATTGTTTGTCACAGCAGTGATGTGGGGCGTAAACGGGTATTTCCACTTTGTTGAACATACCGTCACAACGGCCATGCTAACAGAAAAAATTTCAACGAGTCTCACGCTCGCTTTTGCAGCGGCGGGAACGAGTCTCGTGCCATTATACTTTGGGATGCGTCGCCTATCTGTGCCTGTGACCATCGTGTCGTCACTTGTGATCGTCTCGTTGATCAGCTCTCACAACCCAACCTTTTCGCTCGCTAGCATTGTGTACATTCCAATAGCGTTTGCCGTCATTGGCATCGCCATCTCCCTGCTATCGATTCGGAATGTCAACCGGATGGATGTTCTCTGA
- a CDS encoding ABC transporter ATP-binding protein, whose protein sequence is MNVREVTKVLHGTEVISNVSMDLRRGEIYGLIGHNGAGKTMLMKLITNLVKPTTGTIELFGEPLLESSYLFLRRLGTMIEYPVFYDRKTAFENLQLCCAYSGYHEANAVDTALEWVQLTTVKHKPVHTFSLGMKQRLGIARAIMTKPELLLLDEPMNGLDPSGIREMRDLFKMLANDYGTTLLLSSHMLSEVEQVADRVGLMKNGRLLEEKSMDTIRSKHTEFIELLTPDVKQACFVLEDQLDLFNVKHIGERTIRIYGSVKSQSEIARVLLSYGIEIESISKKYKTLDEYYHQALQVDNVAREDMDDVSGTKA, encoded by the coding sequence ATGAACGTGCGTGAAGTAACCAAGGTGCTACACGGCACTGAAGTGATATCAAATGTATCGATGGACTTGAGGCGAGGGGAGATTTACGGCTTGATTGGGCATAACGGGGCCGGAAAAACGATGCTGATGAAGCTCATTACGAATCTCGTAAAGCCGACCACAGGAACGATTGAGCTTTTCGGTGAACCGCTGCTGGAGTCTTCTTATCTATTTTTGAGACGACTAGGGACAATGATTGAGTATCCGGTCTTTTATGATAGAAAAACCGCCTTTGAAAACTTGCAATTGTGTTGTGCCTATAGTGGCTACCATGAGGCAAATGCTGTCGACACTGCGCTTGAATGGGTGCAGCTGACTACAGTGAAACATAAGCCCGTGCATACGTTTTCGCTCGGTATGAAGCAACGGCTCGGGATTGCAAGAGCGATTATGACAAAGCCCGAGCTGCTCCTCTTGGATGAGCCAATGAACGGGCTTGATCCATCTGGCATTCGAGAGATGAGAGATCTCTTTAAGATGCTGGCAAACGATTACGGCACGACGTTGTTGCTTTCTAGCCATATGCTGAGTGAAGTGGAGCAAGTCGCAGATCGTGTCGGTTTAATGAAGAATGGACGACTGCTTGAAGAAAAGTCAATGGATACGATTCGTAGCAAGCACACCGAATTTATTGAGCTCTTGACGCCTGATGTTAAACAGGCGTGCTTCGTATTAGAGGATCAACTCGACCTGTTTAATGTGAAACATATCGGTGAGCGAACCATTCGAATTTACGGTTCCGTAAAAAGCCAGAGCGAAATTGCTCGAGTTCTGCTAAGTTACGGCATTGAGATTGAATCCATCAGCAAAAAGTACAAAACGTTGGATGAATATTACCACCAGGCGCTTCAAGTGGACAATGTAGCGAGGGAGGACATGGACGATGTTTCGGGTACTAAAGCTTGA
- a CDS encoding RrF2 family transcriptional regulator, translating into MKYSKATNYALHTMLFLVAATPNKPVTVVELAEKQKVSPTYLSKILTKLVKAGMIESASGAKGGYRLKRNWENISFLDIIHAIEGPTSMFDCSLDHGPECPIQKVVLSAEEKMEQHLRDQTMFELVQRTKVNLW; encoded by the coding sequence ATGAAATACTCGAAAGCGACGAATTATGCTTTACACACCATGCTTTTTCTTGTAGCAGCCACGCCAAACAAGCCTGTCACTGTAGTGGAATTAGCAGAAAAGCAGAAGGTGTCTCCAACTTATCTCTCCAAGATTTTAACTAAACTAGTCAAGGCAGGCATGATTGAATCCGCATCAGGAGCTAAGGGTGGCTATCGGTTAAAGCGAAATTGGGAGAACATTTCATTCCTTGATATCATACACGCCATTGAAGGACCCACTTCTATGTTCGATTGCAGCTTGGATCATGGACCAGAATGCCCGATACAAAAGGTCGTCCTGTCCGCAGAGGAAAAAATGGAGCAGCATTTGAGAGACCAGACAATGTTTGAGTTAGTTCAAAGAACGAAAGTGAATCTTTGGTAA
- the mqo gene encoding malate dehydrogenase (quinone): protein MSNTYKKTDVILIGAGIMSATLGSLLKELSPDWNITVFERRETPGEESSNEWNNAGTGHSSLCELNYTVEQPDGSIDVSKAIKVNEEFQVSKQFWSYLVSNKRLKQPRDFIMPVPHMSFVQGETNVAFLKNRFEALSRNPLFPGMEYTDEPEKLKDWIPLMMQDRKITKPIAATKINSGTDVNFGALTRDLFNHLKSTNVDIQFKQSVEDLTQTSDGSWNVKVRNVETGKIETHTAKFVFIGGGGGSLHLLQKSGIPEGKGIGGFPVSGLFMVCQDPEVVAQHRAKVYGKAAIGAPPMSVPHLDTRLIDKKESLLFGPFAGFSPKFLKFGSMLDLFTSIKPHNLLTMMAAGAKNIPLTIYLINQVMQSKEKRMEELREFVPNAKSEDWGLVVAGQRVQIIKDTPEGKGTLRFGTEVISAGDGSIAALLGASPGASTAVSVMLEILNKCFPENMKAKAWEPKLKEMIPSYGKSLYENPELFKGIHATTTRTLQLEDPKKPDNSKVKEA, encoded by the coding sequence ATGAGTAATACCTATAAAAAAACAGACGTTATATTAATAGGTGCTGGCATTATGAGTGCAACGCTAGGTTCTTTGCTTAAAGAATTGTCGCCAGACTGGAACATCACCGTGTTTGAGAGACGTGAAACACCGGGTGAGGAGAGCTCAAACGAGTGGAACAATGCGGGAACAGGGCATTCCTCGTTGTGCGAACTAAACTACACGGTTGAACAGCCAGATGGATCGATTGATGTCAGCAAAGCCATCAAGGTCAACGAAGAATTCCAAGTATCTAAGCAATTTTGGTCGTACCTTGTGAGCAACAAGCGCTTAAAGCAGCCGCGTGATTTTATCATGCCAGTGCCGCATATGAGCTTTGTGCAAGGAGAAACCAATGTCGCTTTTTTGAAAAATCGCTTTGAAGCGCTTTCGAGAAACCCTTTGTTTCCAGGTATGGAGTATACCGATGAGCCTGAAAAACTGAAGGATTGGATTCCGTTAATGATGCAGGATCGAAAAATCACGAAACCGATTGCGGCGACAAAAATCAATTCTGGCACGGATGTGAACTTTGGTGCGTTAACACGGGATTTGTTTAATCACTTAAAGAGCACAAATGTCGATATCCAATTTAAGCAGAGTGTTGAAGACCTGACTCAAACAAGCGACGGGTCATGGAATGTGAAGGTGCGAAATGTTGAAACGGGTAAGATTGAAACCCACACTGCTAAGTTTGTCTTTATTGGTGGCGGAGGAGGCAGCCTGCATCTGCTACAAAAATCAGGGATTCCCGAAGGCAAAGGGATTGGTGGTTTTCCGGTTAGTGGCCTGTTTATGGTCTGTCAGGACCCAGAGGTTGTTGCGCAACATCGTGCAAAGGTGTACGGCAAAGCAGCGATTGGGGCACCACCAATGTCAGTGCCACATCTGGACACACGTTTGATTGATAAGAAGGAATCGTTGTTGTTTGGTCCGTTTGCTGGTTTTTCACCGAAGTTTTTAAAATTTGGCTCCATGCTGGATTTGTTCACGTCCATTAAACCGCATAATTTGCTAACGATGATGGCGGCTGGTGCCAAGAACATTCCATTGACCATTTACCTGATTAATCAGGTGATGCAATCGAAGGAAAAGCGTATGGAAGAACTAAGAGAATTCGTGCCAAACGCGAAAAGTGAGGATTGGGGCTTGGTTGTAGCTGGCCAACGTGTGCAAATCATTAAAGATACGCCTGAAGGCAAGGGAACGCTTCGTTTTGGAACGGAAGTAATTAGTGCAGGGGATGGCTCGATTGCCGCCTTACTCGGCGCTTCTCCAGGGGCGTCTACCGCCGTCTCTGTGATGCTTGAGATTCTCAACAAATGTTTCCCAGAGAACATGAAAGCGAAAGCATGGGAGCCAAAGCTGAAGGAAATGATTCCATCGTATGGCAAGTCACTGTATGAAAACCCTGAGCTTTTTAAAGGCATTCATGCCACGACAACGCGGACGCTTCAGCTCGAGGATCCTAAGAAACCAGACAATAGCAAGGTGAAGGAAGCATAA
- a CDS encoding AbrB/MazE/SpoVT family DNA-binding domain-containing protein — MAVTNVERKITRIGNSLGITLPQSVLDHLQVKLFSRKGRRCIVQTSKNSRSWGVE; from the coding sequence ATGGCGGTGACCAATGTGGAACGCAAGATCACACGTATTGGAAATAGCCTTGGCATCACACTACCTCAAAGTGTTCTAGATCATCTCCAAGTAAAGCTTTTCTCTAGAAAAGGACGGCGCTGTATCGTTCAAACGTCAAAAAACTCTCGATCATGGGGCGTTGAATGA